In a single window of the Gemmatimonadota bacterium genome:
- a CDS encoding protein kinase, whose amino-acid sequence MTIPNDRWPRLSALFDEALDLPESARAAWLAEAAPDDPTLRQELVRMLAAHARTGPLDRNLAPLAEADFHGRLDAALGDRYALGKTLGVGGTAAVFLAHESKHDRHVVLKVLQPGLAAAIGPTRFLEEVRITARLSHPHILPLLDSGEVDGLLFYVMPYLGGETLRERLARDGALPLTEAVGLLRDIAGALAHAHAAGVIHRDLKPENVLSVGAHAYLLDFGIAKLEADVESASVTHPGFAIGTPGYMAPEQAAGQAVDHRADLYSWGLLAREILTGARSALPLGEQRPDLPRSLVALVEACLAIDPAERPATASSLVAALDGLVAPVQERPWSRLLLPILAVAAVVAAMLMMRGEAPAAAPIAGPIAVTPLRNETGDSALAGWGRLAGDWVTQGLHEAGLLTVVPWPSILLAAEQHAKSGAADLAATVREETGAALVVSGGYYRTGDSLRFQVSITDMRDGRLVAAIPPVVVVKDSAASAVRELRDRVMGALAVALDERMPPEVDLAAHPPTWEAYRAFDRGMAEFNRYDYAKADTSLREAWALDSTFVPALLYATFAVVNDGDAVRGDSLLAQVMLRQRHLSGYHAALAGYLEAYLAGDRSQALPKILLAAGLAPSSRAGYNAAFVLLQLNRPREADSILGSLNPDRGPMRDWPTYWSQRAYAAHLLGDHDRERSYARTMRARHPDQRVSWVIEARALAAMGREQALDSLFVAAATLDPDVYWSQGAMYVVAGEELAAHQRGDSLVRFRQAVTWFEERLRNDPANRAHQTWLAQAYLGLGDWKAAERWLSIVDAKGPPRLFIRGLLATLAARRGDSAGAVRLLGPGPTAGHVDGEFLVYEARLAALRGDREEAIAKLSTALRLGVNNFHWVQHAVRQDFAAMAGDARYRKLMGLEGGR is encoded by the coding sequence GTGACCATTCCGAACGACCGCTGGCCGCGACTTTCGGCGTTGTTCGACGAAGCGCTGGACCTGCCCGAGTCGGCGCGTGCCGCCTGGCTCGCGGAGGCCGCGCCGGACGACCCGACGCTCCGCCAGGAGCTCGTGCGCATGCTGGCTGCGCACGCACGGACCGGCCCGCTTGATCGCAACCTGGCCCCGCTGGCCGAGGCCGATTTCCACGGCCGACTCGATGCGGCGCTCGGCGATCGATACGCGCTTGGCAAGACCCTGGGCGTCGGTGGCACCGCCGCCGTCTTTCTGGCCCACGAGAGCAAGCACGACCGCCACGTGGTGCTCAAGGTGCTGCAGCCAGGGCTGGCGGCGGCGATCGGACCGACGCGCTTCCTCGAGGAAGTGCGCATCACGGCGCGGCTCTCGCATCCGCACATCCTGCCGCTGCTCGATTCGGGGGAGGTCGACGGGCTCCTCTTTTACGTCATGCCGTACCTCGGTGGCGAGACGTTGCGTGAGCGGCTCGCGCGCGACGGCGCCTTGCCGCTCACCGAGGCGGTCGGGTTGTTGCGCGACATCGCCGGCGCGTTGGCGCATGCGCACGCCGCCGGGGTCATCCACCGTGACCTCAAGCCGGAGAATGTGCTCTCGGTGGGGGCGCACGCGTACCTGCTCGATTTCGGGATCGCCAAGCTCGAAGCCGATGTCGAGAGTGCCAGCGTGACGCATCCGGGCTTCGCGATCGGGACGCCCGGGTACATGGCGCCGGAGCAAGCGGCGGGGCAGGCGGTCGATCACCGCGCCGACCTCTACAGCTGGGGGTTGCTGGCGCGCGAGATCCTCACCGGCGCGCGGTCGGCACTGCCCCTTGGCGAGCAGCGCCCCGATCTGCCGCGCTCCCTGGTGGCGCTGGTCGAGGCGTGCCTCGCGATCGATCCGGCGGAACGTCCGGCGACGGCGAGTTCGCTGGTGGCGGCACTCGACGGATTGGTCGCGCCAGTGCAGGAGCGCCCATGGTCTCGCCTGCTCCTGCCAATCCTGGCCGTCGCGGCGGTGGTGGCCGCCATGTTGATGATGCGCGGTGAGGCGCCGGCCGCGGCACCCATCGCCGGACCGATTGCCGTAACGCCGCTTCGCAACGAGACGGGAGACAGCGCGCTGGCAGGTTGGGGACGGTTGGCAGGTGACTGGGTCACTCAGGGGCTGCACGAGGCCGGGCTCCTGACCGTGGTGCCGTGGCCCAGCATTCTGCTGGCCGCGGAACAGCACGCCAAGAGTGGTGCAGCCGATCTGGCGGCCACGGTTCGCGAGGAGACCGGCGCCGCGCTGGTCGTGAGCGGGGGCTATTACCGCACCGGCGATTCGTTGCGCTTTCAGGTCAGCATCACCGACATGCGCGATGGTCGGCTGGTGGCGGCGATTCCCCCGGTGGTCGTGGTCAAGGACTCCGCCGCCTCGGCGGTGCGTGAGTTGCGCGATCGGGTGATGGGCGCGTTGGCGGTGGCACTCGACGAGCGGATGCCGCCCGAAGTCGACCTGGCTGCGCATCCGCCGACGTGGGAGGCGTACCGCGCGTTCGATCGCGGGATGGCCGAGTTCAATCGCTACGACTATGCCAAGGCCGACACGTCGTTGCGCGAGGCGTGGGCACTCGATTCGACCTTCGTGCCGGCCCTCCTCTATGCCACCTTCGCGGTGGTGAACGATGGTGATGCCGTGCGCGGCGATTCCCTGTTGGCGCAAGTCATGCTGCGCCAGCGCCACTTGAGCGGCTACCACGCCGCGCTGGCGGGGTATCTCGAGGCGTATCTCGCCGGCGACCGGAGCCAGGCGCTGCCGAAGATTCTGCTGGCGGCCGGACTGGCGCCCTCCTCGCGCGCCGGGTACAACGCCGCGTTCGTCCTGCTGCAGTTGAACCGGCCGCGTGAAGCCGATTCGATTCTCGGCTCGCTCAATCCGGATCGTGGCCCGATGCGAGACTGGCCGACCTACTGGAGCCAGCGCGCGTACGCCGCTCACCTGCTCGGTGACCACGACCGTGAGCGCAGCTATGCGCGGACCATGCGCGCGCGCCACCCCGATCAGCGCGTGAGCTGGGTCATCGAGGCCCGCGCCCTCGCGGCGATGGGTCGCGAGCAGGCCCTCGATTCGCTCTTCGTGGCGGCGGCGACGCTTGACCCCGACGTCTATTGGTCCCAGGGCGCGATGTATGTCGTGGCGGGCGAGGAACTCGCGGCACATCAGCGCGGCGATTCGCTGGTGCGCTTCCGGCAGGCAGTGACGTGGTTCGAGGAACGACTGCGCAACGATCCGGCCAACCGTGCCCACCAGACCTGGCTGGCGCAAGCCTACCTCGGACTCGGCGACTGGAAGGCCGCCGAGCGATGGCTCTCGATCGTCGATGCCAAGGGCCCGCCGCGCCTCTTTATCCGCGGACTACTCGCGACCCTCGCCGCTCGGCGCGGCGACTCGGCCGGGGCCGTTCGCCTCCTCGGGCCCGGCCCGACGGCGGGACACGTCGACGGCGAGTTCCTGGTCTACGAGGCCAGGCTGGCCGCGCTCCGTGGTGACCGCGAGGAGGCGATCGCCAAGTTGAGCACCGCACTGCGTCTCGGCGTGAACAATTTTCATTGGGTGCAGCATGCGGTGCGGCAGGACTTCGCGGCGATGGCGGGGGATGCGAGGTATCGGAAGTTGATGGGATTGGAGGGGGGAAGGTGA
- the lepB gene encoding signal peptidase I, producing the protein MGGADAPGQIRHEGGVVAKGGAGKSLLDWIKAAAWAFGIWLVLSTFVVQAYFIPSPSMETTLMVGDVLFVNKFLFGAKIPLIDVRTPAVREPKAGNIVVFMSPIEDSILVKRLIGVGGDTLQMKQGVLYRNGQALEEPYIQQTNPTWTLDPRTRQEMRDLQLSHYIGAEPDKYLPDIHDWGPLLVPKDSLWMMGDNRDGSRDSRFWGFVPRKNVRGTPAIIYYSWDGTSYRPFPFFTATRWNRIFRVPR; encoded by the coding sequence ATGGGTGGCGCGGATGCGCCGGGGCAGATCAGGCACGAGGGAGGGGTCGTGGCGAAAGGCGGGGCGGGGAAGTCACTGCTGGACTGGATCAAGGCGGCGGCATGGGCGTTCGGCATCTGGCTGGTGCTGAGCACCTTCGTCGTGCAGGCCTATTTCATCCCGTCGCCGAGCATGGAGACGACGCTGATGGTCGGCGACGTGCTCTTCGTCAACAAGTTCCTCTTCGGCGCCAAGATTCCGCTGATCGACGTCCGGACGCCGGCGGTGCGCGAACCGAAGGCCGGCAACATCGTCGTCTTCATGTCGCCGATCGAGGACTCGATCCTCGTGAAGCGACTGATCGGCGTTGGCGGCGACACGCTGCAGATGAAGCAGGGTGTCCTCTACCGCAACGGCCAGGCGCTGGAGGAGCCCTACATCCAGCAGACCAACCCGACGTGGACGCTCGACCCGCGCACGCGGCAGGAGATGCGCGACCTGCAGCTGTCGCACTACATCGGTGCCGAGCCGGACAAGTATCTCCCGGACATTCACGACTGGGGCCCGCTGCTGGTGCCGAAGGATTCGCTCTGGATGATGGGCGACAACCGCGACGGCTCGCGCGACTCGCGCTTCTGGGGCTTTGTCCCGCGCAAGAATGTGCGGGGCACGCCGGCGATCATCTACTACTCGTGGGATGGCACGAGCTACCGGCCGTTCCCGTTCTTCACGGCGACCAGGTGGAATCGGATCTTTCGGGTGCCGAGATAG
- a CDS encoding alpha/beta fold hydrolase, with protein MSVDAGSSLGAAIAPLTLVTEDGYPLAATRYRARAPLRGVVVIAPATGVRMRYYAAFAEFLAGAGFEVLTWDWRGIGDSRHEARWRDRRLTMRAWGERDLTAAICWAARRDHGAPVFVVGHSFGGQALGLAANTDRVSRAVLVAAQHGWAGHWSLRGQLLLRPLWHLAMPLLATVLGRFPSSWFGLGEDLPCGVARDWAAWGRRRARFGPWAGHAAVRSPLLVYSVSDDRFAPPRAVEALIGAYAGAKVRHRRLRPEEFGVATLGHWAFFREGVMPSVWADVAEFLGGGDAS; from the coding sequence ATGTCCGTCGACGCAGGGTCATCGCTCGGGGCCGCCATCGCCCCGCTCACCTTGGTGACCGAGGACGGCTATCCGCTCGCGGCCACGCGGTATCGGGCGCGCGCCCCGCTGCGTGGGGTGGTGGTGATCGCACCGGCCACCGGGGTGCGGATGCGCTACTACGCAGCGTTCGCCGAGTTCCTGGCGGGCGCGGGATTCGAGGTGCTCACCTGGGATTGGCGCGGCATTGGCGATTCGCGCCACGAGGCACGCTGGCGCGACCGTCGTCTGACGATGCGTGCCTGGGGCGAGCGGGACCTCACCGCCGCGATCTGCTGGGCAGCGCGCCGCGACCACGGCGCCCCCGTATTCGTTGTCGGGCACTCGTTCGGTGGCCAGGCGCTCGGACTTGCCGCGAACACCGATCGGGTCTCCCGTGCCGTGCTGGTCGCGGCGCAGCACGGCTGGGCAGGCCACTGGTCCCTGCGCGGCCAACTGCTGTTGCGACCGCTCTGGCATCTGGCCATGCCCCTGCTCGCGACGGTGCTCGGGCGCTTCCCGTCATCGTGGTTCGGGCTTGGCGAGGACCTGCCGTGCGGCGTGGCACGCGACTGGGCCGCGTGGGGGCGTCGTCGTGCACGCTTCGGACCATGGGCGGGCCACGCCGCGGTTCGATCGCCGTTGCTGGTCTACTCGGTCAGCGACGACCGCTTCGCGCCACCACGCGCGGTCGAGGCCCTGATCGGGGCCTATGCCGGGGCGAAGGTCCGGCACCGGCGGCTGCGGCCCGAGGAGTTCGGGGTCGCCACCTTGGGCCACTGGGCCTTCTTTCGCGAGGGCGTGATGCCGTCGGTCTGGGCTGACGTGGCGGAGTTTCTTGGGGGGGGAGATGCAAGCTGA
- the msrA gene encoding peptide-methionine (S)-S-oxide reductase MsrA translates to MALATLGGGCFWCLEAVFERVAGVTAVVSGYAGGHVPSPSYEAVCAGITGHAEVVQVEFDPAVISYHDLLEIFFTIHDPTMLNRQGHDSGTQYRSAIYTHDAGQADVAPALVASLEADAVFPRPIVTEVTPLDTFWPAEAHHQQYFRRHPAQPYCAAVIAPKVAKLRAKWASRLRNASGEMTSAP, encoded by the coding sequence ATGGCGTTGGCGACGTTGGGTGGCGGCTGCTTCTGGTGCCTGGAGGCGGTGTTTGAGCGGGTGGCGGGCGTGACGGCGGTGGTGTCGGGGTACGCGGGCGGGCATGTGCCGTCGCCGTCCTACGAGGCGGTGTGCGCTGGCATCACCGGACACGCAGAGGTCGTGCAAGTCGAGTTCGATCCGGCGGTGATCAGTTACCACGACCTGCTCGAGATCTTCTTCACGATCCATGACCCGACGATGCTGAACCGCCAGGGACACGATAGCGGGACGCAATACCGGTCGGCGATCTACACCCACGACGCGGGGCAAGCCGACGTGGCGCCAGCGCTGGTGGCCTCGTTGGAGGCGGACGCGGTCTTTCCGCGCCCGATCGTCACCGAGGTGACCCCGCTCGACACGTTCTGGCCGGCGGAGGCCCACCATCAGCAGTACTTCCGGCGGCACCCGGCGCAGCCCTACTGCGCCGCGGTGATCGCCCCGAAGGTGGCGAAGCTCCGGGCCAAGTGGGCGTCGCGGCTGCGAAACGCCTCGGGCGAGATGACCTCCGCCCCTTGA
- a CDS encoding sigma-70 family RNA polymerase sigma factor, with translation MTGPPTGDSDLFMRLYAELRVVADRLLRREAPGHTLQPTALVHEAWFKLAGTAAPVVVDRAHYLALAARAMRQVLVDHARRRRAAKRGVAPVDITIADDRLGFALPLDDLIAVDEALTRLAEKDERLARVVELRFFAGLGEAEVASALGVTTRTVQRDWLKARAWLHLQLADGGATA, from the coding sequence ATGACCGGCCCCCCCACCGGCGACAGCGATCTTTTCATGCGCCTCTACGCGGAGCTCCGTGTGGTGGCAGATCGCTTGCTGCGACGCGAGGCACCTGGTCACACGCTCCAGCCCACCGCGCTGGTCCATGAAGCGTGGTTCAAGCTGGCCGGCACCGCCGCTCCGGTGGTTGTTGATCGTGCCCACTACCTCGCCCTCGCGGCCCGCGCAATGCGCCAGGTCCTCGTCGATCATGCCCGGCGTCGACGGGCCGCGAAGCGTGGCGTGGCGCCGGTCGACATCACGATCGCCGACGACCGTCTCGGCTTTGCCCTGCCCCTCGACGACTTGATCGCGGTCGACGAGGCGCTCACGCGACTGGCCGAGAAGGACGAGCGTCTCGCGCGGGTGGTGGAGTTGCGGTTCTTCGCCGGTCTTGGTGAGGCGGAGGTCGCCAGCGCGCTGGGGGTCACCACGCGGACCGTGCAGCGCGATTGGCTGAAGGCCCGCGCGTGGCTGCACCTGCAACTCGCCGATGGTGGTGCCACCGCGTGA